Proteins from a single region of Catenulispora acidiphila DSM 44928:
- a CDS encoding PaaX family transcriptional regulator, with amino-acid sequence MPYPDLVSSPESSPRPQSLMLTFFGIHVLGRDLAISSGSVIDALGRVEVSEEAVRSTLTRMVGRGLLERHRQGRKMYFALTPRAVSVLQDGYDRIWQRGAANLDWDGQWTLIGFSLPEAWRRERHDLRSRLTWGGFGPLQNGLWVAPSDVDAAALLGDLGLDAHLRVFRGTIVKPTEVATVLETAFDTAAIAADYQAFLRRWSQPGSGVADPLGSQLLLHTDWLELVRRDPHLPAEHLPSDWPAIQAEELFHALAQEREASARVEAERTLDTLRLR; translated from the coding sequence ATGCCCTACCCTGACCTGGTGAGCAGTCCCGAGTCTTCGCCGCGACCGCAGTCGCTGATGCTGACGTTCTTCGGCATCCACGTCCTGGGACGCGATCTCGCGATCTCCTCCGGCTCGGTCATCGACGCTTTGGGGCGCGTCGAGGTCAGCGAGGAGGCGGTGCGCTCGACGCTGACCCGCATGGTCGGCAGAGGCCTGCTGGAGCGCCACCGCCAAGGCCGCAAGATGTACTTCGCGCTCACGCCGCGGGCCGTGTCCGTGCTGCAGGACGGCTACGACCGGATCTGGCAGCGAGGCGCGGCGAACTTGGACTGGGACGGGCAGTGGACGCTGATCGGGTTCTCGCTGCCCGAGGCGTGGCGCCGCGAGCGGCATGATCTGCGCTCCCGGCTGACGTGGGGCGGGTTCGGGCCGCTGCAGAACGGGCTGTGGGTCGCGCCGTCGGACGTGGACGCCGCCGCCCTGCTCGGCGATCTGGGTCTGGACGCGCACCTGCGGGTTTTCCGCGGCACGATCGTGAAGCCGACGGAGGTCGCGACCGTGCTGGAGACAGCCTTCGACACCGCCGCGATCGCCGCCGACTACCAGGCGTTCCTGCGGCGCTGGTCGCAGCCCGGATCCGGCGTGGCGGACCCGCTGGGAAGCCAGCTGCTGCTGCACACCGACTGGCTGGAGCTGGTCCGGCGCGACCCGCACCTGCCGGCTGAGCATCTGCCCTCCGACTGGCCCGCCATTCAGGCCGAGGAGCTGTTCCACGCCCTCGCGCAGGAGCGGGAGGCCTCGGCGCGGGTCGAGGCCGAGCGGACGCTGGACACCCTGCGGCTGCGGTAG
- a CDS encoding SDR family NAD(P)-dependent oxidoreductase: protein MILTDKVAVVTGSGRGLGLAYARALAAAGAAVVVNDVDADAARAAAAQIEAAGGRAVAEVAAVGTTEAADALVRRAVDSFGRLDVMVTNAGVLRDKVLWKMSDEDFDTVVQVHLRGTFTCARAAAAHMREQGTGGRIIVAGSPAGQRGNFGQTNYSAAKAGIAAMVRTWSMELARADITANAVIPVAATAMTKTIAAFAPHVEALEDHGTPLPDALRKGEGFGTPEDAAPLVVFLASDAAAGITGQCIGIGGDKLALWSHPQEISVAYADGGWSAEAIAAAWPVSVGRTPETVGVPAPGTGL from the coding sequence ATGATCCTCACCGACAAGGTCGCCGTCGTCACCGGAAGCGGGCGGGGGCTCGGCCTGGCCTATGCCAGGGCCCTGGCCGCCGCGGGCGCCGCGGTGGTCGTCAACGACGTCGACGCCGACGCGGCGCGCGCCGCGGCCGCGCAGATCGAGGCGGCCGGCGGCCGGGCCGTCGCCGAGGTCGCCGCGGTCGGCACCACCGAAGCCGCCGACGCCCTCGTGCGGCGCGCGGTCGACAGCTTCGGCCGCCTGGACGTGATGGTCACGAACGCCGGCGTGCTGCGTGACAAGGTCCTGTGGAAGATGTCCGACGAGGACTTCGACACCGTCGTCCAGGTCCATCTGCGCGGGACCTTCACCTGTGCCCGCGCCGCCGCGGCGCACATGCGCGAGCAGGGCACAGGCGGCCGCATCATCGTCGCCGGCTCCCCGGCGGGCCAGCGCGGCAACTTCGGGCAGACCAACTACTCCGCCGCCAAAGCCGGCATCGCGGCGATGGTCCGCACCTGGTCCATGGAACTGGCCAGGGCGGACATCACCGCCAACGCCGTCATCCCGGTCGCGGCCACCGCCATGACCAAGACCATCGCGGCCTTCGCTCCGCACGTCGAAGCCCTCGAAGACCACGGCACGCCGCTGCCCGACGCGCTGCGCAAGGGCGAGGGCTTCGGTACGCCGGAGGACGCCGCCCCGCTCGTCGTCTTCCTGGCCTCCGACGCCGCCGCCGGCATCACCGGGCAGTGCATCGGCATCGGCGGTGACAAGCTGGCGCTGTGGTCGCATCCGCAGGAGATCTCCGTCGCCTACGCCGACGGCGGATGGAGCGCCGAAGCCATCGCCGCCGCCTGGCCGGTCAGCGTCGGCCGGACCCCGGAGACCGTCGGCGTCCCCGCTCCCGGGACCGGCCTGTGA
- a CDS encoding 4-hydroxyphenyl-beta-ketoacyl-CoA hydrolase — protein MDAPMTVGGLTAIDVHTHAEVSAKGHGSLSEELDAAAGEYFKTEHRRPTLPEIAAYYRERNMACVVFTVDAESATGTPAVPNEEVAEAAAANPDVIIPFASIDPYKGRLGVNQVKRLVREFGVRGFKFHPNVQGFAPNDRLAYPLYEAIEAEGAIAVFHTGQTGIGAGARGGGGIRLKYSNPMLVDDVAVDFPDMPIILAHPSFPWQDEALAVATHKRQVHIDLSGWSPKYFPPQLVQYANTLLQDKVLFGSDYPLLTPDRWLADFAKLPIKDEVRPKILKENAARLLGLTAG, from the coding sequence ATGGACGCGCCGATGACCGTCGGCGGACTCACCGCCATCGACGTCCACACCCACGCCGAGGTCTCGGCGAAGGGACACGGCTCGCTGTCCGAGGAGCTGGACGCGGCCGCGGGCGAATACTTCAAGACCGAGCACCGCCGGCCGACGCTGCCGGAGATCGCGGCGTACTACCGCGAGCGGAACATGGCCTGCGTCGTGTTCACCGTCGACGCCGAAAGCGCGACCGGGACCCCCGCGGTGCCCAACGAGGAAGTCGCCGAGGCCGCGGCCGCGAACCCGGACGTCATCATCCCGTTCGCCAGTATCGATCCGTACAAGGGCCGGCTCGGCGTCAACCAGGTCAAGCGGCTGGTGCGCGAGTTCGGCGTCCGGGGCTTCAAGTTCCACCCCAACGTCCAAGGGTTCGCGCCGAACGACCGGCTGGCGTACCCGCTGTACGAGGCCATCGAGGCCGAAGGCGCCATCGCCGTGTTCCACACCGGCCAGACCGGCATCGGCGCCGGCGCCAGGGGTGGCGGCGGCATCCGGCTCAAGTACAGCAACCCGATGCTGGTCGACGACGTGGCGGTGGACTTCCCCGACATGCCGATCATCCTGGCGCACCCCTCGTTCCCCTGGCAGGACGAGGCACTCGCGGTGGCGACCCACAAAAGACAGGTCCACATCGACCTGTCCGGCTGGTCGCCGAAGTACTTCCCGCCGCAGCTGGTGCAGTACGCCAATACCCTGCTGCAGGACAAGGTGCTGTTCGGCTCGGACTACCCGCTGCTGACCCCGGACCGCTGGCTGGCCGACTTCGCGAAGCTGCCGATCAAGGACGAGGTCCGCCCCAAGATCCTCAAGGAGAACGCGGCCAGGCTGCTCGGCCTGACCGCCGGTTGA
- a CDS encoding acyl-CoA synthetase: MLNQGIGSWPARRARKTPRRTALVHEDRSITYAALDDRVNRLAHVLRERGISRGDRVAYLGPNHPAYLETLFAAGTIGSVFVPLNTRLTAPELRHQIEDSGSTLMVSTRSPQADALADAIDILPAEGADYEAALAAATPEPWDEPVALDDPCLIMYTSGTTGRPKGAVLTHGNMVWNCFNVLVDADLAADEVTLVSAPLFHIAALGMTCLPTLLKGGTAVLESAFDPARALELIGRHRITCLFGVPAMYEMLAAEPGWEQADLSSLRNLMCGGAPVPGRTIRRYLDRGLAFVQGYGMTEAAPGVLLLESRDAAEHAGSAGVPHFFTDVRLVGADGAPAGTDEPGELLVSGPNVTPGYWRRPRESEEAFHEGAWFRSGDIAKTDADGYVRLVDRVKDMFISGGENVYPAEVEDALLDHPDVADCAVFGVPDEKWGEVGRAVVVLRGGRAPDGSALLSHLDGRLARYKIPKSVVFADTLPRSGAGKLLKGPLRTAYGTDANPL, encoded by the coding sequence ATGCTCAACCAAGGCATCGGATCCTGGCCCGCGCGCCGGGCGCGCAAGACGCCCCGCCGCACCGCCCTGGTCCACGAGGACCGCTCCATCACTTACGCCGCCCTCGACGACCGCGTGAACCGGCTGGCCCACGTATTGCGCGAGCGCGGGATCAGCCGCGGCGACCGCGTCGCCTACCTGGGTCCCAACCACCCGGCCTACCTGGAGACGCTGTTCGCCGCCGGAACGATCGGTTCGGTGTTCGTCCCGCTCAACACCCGCCTCACAGCGCCGGAGCTGCGCCACCAGATCGAGGACTCCGGCAGCACCCTGATGGTCTCAACGCGCAGCCCGCAGGCCGATGCCCTCGCCGACGCGATCGACATCCTCCCCGCCGAAGGCGCCGACTATGAGGCGGCGCTCGCCGCGGCGACACCAGAACCCTGGGACGAGCCGGTCGCTCTGGACGACCCGTGCCTGATCATGTACACCTCGGGGACCACCGGCCGGCCCAAGGGCGCGGTGCTGACCCACGGGAACATGGTCTGGAACTGCTTCAACGTGCTGGTCGACGCCGACCTGGCAGCCGACGAGGTCACCCTGGTCAGCGCCCCGCTGTTCCACATCGCCGCGCTCGGCATGACCTGCCTGCCCACGCTGCTCAAGGGCGGCACGGCGGTTCTGGAGTCGGCCTTCGATCCGGCGCGCGCCCTGGAGTTGATCGGCCGGCACCGGATCACCTGCCTGTTCGGCGTCCCGGCGATGTACGAGATGCTCGCCGCCGAGCCGGGCTGGGAGCAGGCGGACCTGTCCAGTCTGCGGAACCTGATGTGCGGCGGCGCGCCGGTCCCGGGCCGGACGATCCGGCGCTACCTGGACCGGGGGCTGGCCTTCGTGCAGGGCTATGGCATGACCGAGGCGGCGCCGGGCGTCCTGCTGTTGGAGAGCCGCGACGCGGCTGAGCACGCCGGTTCGGCCGGTGTGCCGCACTTCTTCACCGATGTGCGCCTGGTCGGCGCCGACGGCGCGCCGGCCGGCACCGATGAGCCCGGCGAGTTGCTGGTCAGCGGCCCGAATGTGACCCCCGGCTACTGGCGGCGGCCTCGGGAGTCCGAGGAGGCGTTCCACGAAGGAGCCTGGTTCCGCTCCGGCGACATCGCCAAGACCGACGCCGACGGGTACGTACGGCTCGTCGACCGGGTGAAGGACATGTTCATCTCCGGCGGGGAGAACGTCTACCCGGCCGAGGTCGAGGACGCCCTGCTGGACCACCCCGACGTCGCCGACTGCGCGGTGTTCGGCGTGCCCGACGAGAAGTGGGGCGAGGTCGGCCGGGCGGTGGTCGTGCTCCGAGGCGGCCGCGCACCCGACGGCTCGGCGCTGCTGAGCCACCTCGACGGCCGGCTGGCCCGCTACAAGATCCCCAAGTCCGTGGTCTTCGCCGACACGCTGCCCCGCAGCGGCGCCGGGAAGCTGCTCAAGGGCCCGCTCCGCACAGCCTACGGCACCGACGCCAACCCGCTGTGA
- a CDS encoding MaoC family dehydratase, which translates to MPRTVTGVAGLLDLGAADLGHSSWLDIGQERVNTFADATGDHQWIHVDPERAATGPFGGAIAHGYLTLSLLIPLWSELLTVADIGMAVNYGLNKVRFPAPVRVGSRIRAHGAIASVTEVKGGAEVVVDLSVEIEGQHKPACAAQAVYRFFA; encoded by the coding sequence ATGCCCCGCACCGTGACCGGCGTCGCCGGACTCCTCGACCTCGGCGCCGCCGACCTCGGCCACAGCTCATGGCTCGACATCGGGCAGGAACGGGTGAACACCTTCGCCGATGCGACCGGGGACCACCAGTGGATCCACGTCGACCCCGAACGCGCCGCCACCGGGCCGTTCGGAGGCGCCATCGCCCACGGCTACCTCACCTTGTCGCTCCTGATCCCGTTGTGGAGCGAGTTGCTGACCGTCGCGGACATCGGGATGGCGGTCAACTACGGCCTGAACAAGGTCCGCTTCCCCGCCCCGGTCCGCGTCGGCTCCCGCATCCGCGCCCACGGCGCGATCGCCTCAGTCACCGAGGTCAAGGGCGGCGCCGAGGTCGTGGTGGATCTGAGCGTCGAGATCGAGGGGCAGCACAAGCCCGCGTGCGCGGCTCAGGCCGTGTACCGGTTCTTCGCCTGA
- a CDS encoding RICIN domain-containing protein: MPIRARRSTVSALIAAVTTALSLVGLSQTSAQAATSQFSPGQTWNDTSGTALQMHGLGIVKVGSTWYGFGEDKTGENSGNAAFQDIPCYSSTDLSHWTLQGKALTRQTSGDLGPNRVVERPKVLFNASTNTFVMYMHIDSASYGEAKVGVATSSTPCGPYSYRGSFQPLGRQSRDIGLFQDTDGTGYLLSEDRASGLRVDKLSADYLSVVSAGGSGGSVALFADYEAPAMVKTNGTYFVLGSHLTGWNLNDNVYATATSLSGSWSSFKDFAPAGTNTYQTQTANIIPVSGSAGTSYIYAGDRWNPNNLGGSQLVWLPLTLSGTTANVGWQNSWSLDVAAGTWSGSSNPASGSTHHLTNANSSMVMDVSGGSTASGGAVIQWAGHGGTNQQWTLHQVAGNVYTLTNQNSGLCLEVPNRSTATGTALDQWTCGGGSNQQWALDPVGSYTSSSDASYELTNLNSGLVADVSGGSTAQGAQVIQWTTNGQANQTWTLS, translated from the coding sequence ATGCCCATACGAGCAAGGCGCAGCACCGTCAGCGCCCTCATCGCCGCAGTGACGACCGCCCTGTCCCTCGTGGGTCTGTCCCAGACCTCGGCGCAGGCCGCGACGTCGCAGTTCTCGCCCGGGCAGACGTGGAACGACACCTCCGGCACCGCGCTGCAGATGCACGGCCTCGGCATCGTCAAGGTCGGCTCCACCTGGTACGGCTTCGGCGAGGACAAGACCGGGGAGAACTCGGGCAACGCCGCCTTCCAGGACATCCCGTGCTACAGCTCCACCGACCTGTCGCACTGGACGCTGCAAGGCAAGGCCCTGACCAGGCAGACCAGCGGCGACCTCGGACCGAACCGCGTCGTGGAGCGCCCCAAGGTCCTGTTCAACGCCAGCACTAACACCTTCGTGATGTACATGCACATCGACAGCGCCAGCTACGGCGAGGCGAAGGTCGGGGTCGCGACCAGCAGCACACCGTGCGGCCCGTACAGCTACCGGGGAAGCTTCCAGCCGCTGGGCCGTCAGAGCCGCGACATCGGCTTGTTCCAGGACACCGACGGCACCGGCTACCTATTGTCCGAGGACCGCGCCAGCGGTCTGCGCGTCGACAAGCTCTCCGCGGACTACCTCAGCGTCGTGAGCGCGGGCGGCAGCGGCGGCAGCGTGGCGCTGTTCGCCGACTACGAGGCGCCCGCGATGGTCAAGACGAACGGGACCTACTTCGTCCTCGGCTCGCATCTGACCGGCTGGAACCTCAACGACAACGTGTACGCCACGGCGACCTCGCTGTCCGGCTCCTGGTCCTCCTTCAAGGACTTCGCCCCCGCCGGCACCAACACCTACCAGACGCAGACCGCGAACATCATCCCGGTCTCGGGAAGCGCCGGCACGTCCTACATCTACGCCGGCGACCGCTGGAACCCGAACAACCTCGGGGGATCACAGCTGGTCTGGCTGCCCCTGACGCTGTCCGGCACGACGGCGAACGTCGGATGGCAGAACTCGTGGTCCCTCGATGTCGCCGCCGGCACCTGGTCCGGCAGCTCGAATCCGGCGTCGGGCTCGACCCACCACCTCACCAACGCGAACAGCTCGATGGTGATGGACGTCAGCGGCGGTTCCACCGCGAGCGGCGGCGCGGTCATCCAGTGGGCCGGCCACGGCGGCACCAACCAACAGTGGACTCTCCACCAGGTCGCAGGGAACGTCTACACCCTCACCAACCAGAACAGCGGCCTGTGCCTGGAGGTACCGAACCGCTCCACCGCCACCGGCACCGCGCTCGACCAGTGGACCTGCGGCGGCGGCAGCAACCAGCAGTGGGCCCTGGACCCGGTCGGCAGCTACACCTCCTCCAGCGACGCCAGCTATGAGCTCACCAACCTGAACAGCGGCCTGGTCGCCGACGTCTCCGGTGGTTCCACCGCCCAGGGCGCGCAGGTGATCCAGTGGACGACCAACGGTCAGGCGAACCAGACATGGACGTTGTCGTGA
- a CDS encoding ricin-type beta-trefoil lectin domain protein, translated as MQKRRAVFGPVALMALLVALVSALTVYGGLGAASASPGAAPAAASSGCGKAPVLASGSHTIQSSGQNRSYILRLPANYDSSHPYRLVFGFHWVGGTDNDVDSGGTDGYNWSYYGLRKLADADGNGTIFVAPQGINNGWANSGGQDVTFVDDMLSQFESGLCLDTSQVFSSGFSYGGSMTYALACARPAVFRAVAVYSGANLSGCAGGTQPVAYIGLHGIRDNTLPIANGRALRDTFVRNNKCTPQNPPEPAYGSLTHIVTAYSGCLPGYPVVWAAFDGAGHDPGPIDGSTGDGWHTWTSGVVWNFFTQFQNGQPPSSTPSTPPSTTPPGNGQGALHAIGAGKCLDDPNSATTTGTQLQIHDCTGQANQAWTHTSSGQLSVTVGGSTLCLDANGKGTTNGTKAILWSCNGQSNQQWTLNSNGTVTGAQSGLCLDVTGASSANGALVELWTCNGGSNQQWALS; from the coding sequence ATGCAGAAACGCAGAGCCGTTTTCGGACCAGTGGCGCTCATGGCGCTGCTGGTCGCCTTAGTGAGTGCACTGACGGTATACGGAGGACTCGGTGCCGCCTCGGCGTCGCCGGGCGCCGCCCCCGCCGCGGCCTCCAGCGGTTGCGGCAAGGCTCCGGTGCTGGCCAGTGGTTCGCACACGATTCAAAGCAGCGGTCAGAACCGCAGCTACATCCTGCGGCTGCCGGCGAACTACGACAGCAGTCATCCCTACCGGCTGGTCTTCGGTTTCCACTGGGTGGGCGGTACCGACAACGACGTCGACTCCGGGGGAACCGACGGATACAACTGGTCCTACTACGGGCTGCGGAAGCTGGCCGATGCGGACGGGAACGGCACGATCTTCGTCGCCCCGCAGGGCATCAACAACGGCTGGGCCAACTCCGGCGGCCAGGACGTCACGTTCGTCGACGACATGCTCAGCCAGTTCGAATCAGGACTGTGTCTGGACACCAGTCAGGTCTTCTCCTCCGGCTTCAGCTACGGCGGGTCCATGACCTACGCCCTGGCCTGCGCGCGGCCGGCGGTCTTCCGCGCGGTCGCGGTCTACTCCGGAGCGAACCTGAGCGGATGCGCCGGCGGCACCCAGCCGGTGGCATATATAGGTCTGCACGGCATCCGGGACAACACCCTGCCGATCGCCAACGGCCGGGCACTGCGTGACACCTTCGTCCGCAACAACAAGTGCACGCCGCAGAACCCGCCCGAACCGGCCTACGGCAGCCTGACGCACATCGTCACCGCCTACTCCGGCTGCCTGCCCGGGTATCCGGTGGTCTGGGCCGCCTTCGACGGCGCCGGCCACGACCCCGGACCCATCGACGGCAGCACCGGCGACGGCTGGCACACCTGGACGTCCGGCGTCGTCTGGAACTTCTTCACCCAGTTCCAGAACGGCCAGCCGCCGAGCAGCACGCCGTCGACACCGCCCTCGACCACGCCGCCCGGCAACGGTCAGGGAGCGCTGCACGCGATCGGCGCGGGCAAGTGCCTCGACGATCCGAACTCGGCCACCACCACCGGGACCCAGCTGCAGATCCATGACTGCACCGGGCAGGCGAACCAGGCCTGGACGCACACGTCCTCCGGGCAGCTGAGCGTCACGGTGGGCGGCAGCACGCTGTGCCTGGACGCCAACGGCAAGGGCACGACCAACGGCACCAAGGCGATCCTGTGGTCCTGCAACGGCCAGAGCAACCAGCAGTGGACGCTCAACTCCAACGGCACCGTCACCGGAGCACAGTCAGGGCTCTGCCTGGACGTCACCGGCGCCTCGAGCGCCAACGGCGCCCTGGTCGAGCTGTGGACGTGCAACGGCGGCAGCAACCAGCAGTGGGCACTGAGCTGA
- a CDS encoding ricin-type beta-trefoil lectin domain protein produces MPRALRRVGTAGALAGILGLALLVMPAPPASAANETVHKWLTTSDLSQHLTQQTDLGFSASSGSGTISVDNTQKFQSIVGFGAAMTDSSAWLLSDKLSSTAHTNLMNALFSPSQGIGMSWVRVPMGSSDFSATAQPYSYDDNLSASTGTTVGVGSGRCLDDTGNTANGTQIYIWDCTSGNANQQFAYTSASELQVAGKCLDANGKGTANGTKVILWTCNGQANQQWKLNTNGSITGVQSGLCLDVSGAATANGSLMQLWACNGATNQRWTRPDPALANFSIAHDLQYIVPDLKEALALNPGLKLMANPWSPPGWMKTNGQMNNVNNAGSLLPASYGPLAQYFVKFLQGYAAQGIPIAAITPQNEPSYATAYPGMQFSEQNEADFIANNLGPALAQANLSPALLGTDFNTNVLSDYAEPLMQNANAAKYLAGTSWHCYAGGLNAISTMQAAFPTKDNYETECSDGIDPQNAIETFIQSTRNSARTATMWNIVQDQNNGPVIPGGCNACTPLVTVNQSTGNVTYDAGYYSVGHFSKFVLPGAKRIASTTTANLDNVAFQNPDGSLVLIVDNTSSSTQSFSTSWGGQKFSDSLPGHGIATYEWKPA; encoded by the coding sequence ATGCCACGAGCATTACGGCGCGTCGGCACTGCCGGCGCGCTGGCCGGCATACTCGGACTGGCTCTGCTGGTGATGCCGGCACCGCCGGCCTCGGCCGCCAACGAGACGGTCCACAAGTGGCTGACGACATCAGATCTGAGCCAACACCTGACGCAACAGACTGATCTCGGCTTCTCCGCGTCGTCCGGTTCGGGGACCATCAGCGTCGACAACACGCAGAAGTTCCAGAGCATCGTGGGCTTCGGCGCCGCGATGACGGACAGCTCGGCATGGCTGCTCTCCGACAAGCTGAGCAGCACGGCTCACACGAACCTGATGAACGCGTTGTTCAGCCCGAGCCAGGGCATCGGGATGAGCTGGGTGCGGGTTCCGATGGGCTCCTCGGACTTCTCCGCCACGGCACAGCCGTACTCCTACGACGACAACCTGTCGGCGTCCACGGGCACCACGGTCGGCGTCGGTTCCGGACGCTGCCTGGACGACACCGGCAACACGGCGAACGGCACGCAGATCTACATCTGGGACTGCACCAGCGGCAACGCCAACCAGCAGTTCGCCTACACCAGCGCCTCGGAACTGCAGGTCGCCGGCAAGTGCCTGGACGCCAACGGCAAGGGCACCGCCAACGGCACCAAGGTGATCCTGTGGACGTGCAACGGCCAGGCGAACCAGCAGTGGAAACTGAACACCAACGGCTCGATCACCGGCGTGCAGTCCGGACTGTGCCTGGACGTCTCCGGCGCGGCCACGGCCAACGGCTCGCTGATGCAGCTGTGGGCCTGCAACGGCGCGACGAACCAGCGATGGACCCGGCCCGACCCGGCGCTCGCGAACTTCTCGATCGCGCACGACCTGCAGTACATCGTCCCGGACCTGAAGGAAGCGCTCGCGCTCAACCCGGGCCTGAAGCTCATGGCGAACCCGTGGAGCCCGCCGGGGTGGATGAAGACGAACGGCCAGATGAACAACGTCAACAACGCCGGATCGCTGCTTCCCGCCAGCTACGGACCGCTGGCCCAGTACTTCGTGAAGTTCCTCCAGGGCTACGCCGCGCAAGGCATCCCGATCGCCGCGATCACCCCGCAGAACGAGCCGTCCTACGCCACCGCCTACCCGGGGATGCAGTTCAGCGAGCAGAACGAAGCGGACTTCATCGCGAACAACCTCGGGCCCGCCCTGGCCCAGGCGAACCTCTCCCCGGCGCTGCTCGGCACCGACTTCAACACCAACGTGCTCAGCGACTACGCCGAGCCGCTGATGCAGAACGCGAACGCCGCCAAGTACCTGGCGGGGACGTCCTGGCACTGCTACGCCGGCGGCCTGAACGCCATCAGCACCATGCAGGCGGCGTTCCCGACCAAGGACAACTACGAGACCGAATGCTCTGACGGCATCGACCCGCAGAACGCGATCGAGACCTTCATCCAGAGCACCCGCAACTCGGCGCGGACCGCCACGATGTGGAACATCGTCCAGGACCAGAACAACGGCCCGGTGATCCCCGGCGGCTGCAACGCCTGCACCCCGCTGGTCACCGTCAACCAGAGCACCGGGAACGTGACCTACGACGCCGGGTACTACTCGGTCGGCCACTTCAGCAAGTTCGTGCTCCCCGGCGCGAAGCGCATCGCCTCGACCACCACCGCGAACCTCGACAACGTGGCGTTCCAGAATCCGGACGGCTCGCTCGTGCTGATCGTCGACAACACCTCCAGCTCGACGCAGTCCTTCAGCACCAGCTGGGGCGGCCAGAAGTTCAGCGACTCGCTGCCCGGCCACGGCATCGCGACGTACGAGTGGAAGCCGGCGTGA
- a CDS encoding NAD(P)-dependent oxidoreductase yields the protein MNVTILAASGAVGLALTRQALERGHTVTAIARTPARITVPDSPLLTRVAADVRDPDSIARALRGSELVLSGLGVAKGDKPGALTAGARAVVAAHPGRVIWLGAYGTGPSAQAAGLATRTLLKAMGAELADKVAADAAVLEAGGTVFHSGPFADRPPSAVRRTVGLDQAPKRFFPARVSRETVAAAMLDEAQTPYFPGRVAIPLER from the coding sequence ATGAACGTGACCATCCTCGCCGCCTCCGGCGCGGTCGGGCTCGCCCTGACCCGCCAGGCGCTCGAGCGCGGGCACACCGTCACCGCGATCGCCCGCACCCCGGCCCGCATCACCGTGCCGGACTCCCCGCTCCTGACCCGAGTCGCCGCTGATGTCCGCGATCCCGACAGCATCGCGCGGGCGCTACGTGGCAGCGAGCTCGTCCTGTCCGGCCTGGGCGTGGCCAAGGGCGACAAACCCGGCGCGCTCACCGCCGGAGCCCGCGCCGTCGTCGCCGCGCACCCCGGCCGCGTCATCTGGCTCGGCGCCTACGGCACGGGCCCGTCCGCCCAGGCCGCCGGCTTGGCCACCCGCACCCTGCTCAAGGCGATGGGCGCCGAACTGGCCGACAAGGTCGCCGCCGACGCCGCCGTGCTGGAAGCCGGGGGCACCGTGTTCCACTCCGGACCGTTCGCCGATCGCCCGCCGAGCGCGGTACGGCGGACCGTCGGACTCGACCAGGCTCCGAAGCGGTTCTTTCCCGCCCGCGTCAGCCGCGAGACGGTCGCCGCCGCCATGCTCGACGAGGCGCAGACCCCGTACTTCCCGGGACGCGTCGCGATCCCCCTCGAACGGTGA
- a CDS encoding inositol monophosphatase family protein, with product MTVALLAAVVEIAAEAGRALEARYSTATRPAGRQDMFRIGTADGQVSLDILRPALTALRPEARWLTDEYETTALPPGEWWVVDEVEGNVNHVHGLPEWAVTVALVRDGQTVLAVVRQPVGDLTYTALRGGGAHLNGAPLTVSAKTDLDAAIVVTGQAEADQDGTYRRIGESITAMLQRALLVRATVPSTFPMLLVAAGHNDVFWQYEPVLPGVAAGALLITEAGGVVTRIDGTPWSPGADTVVATAPALHAATVEVLATVA from the coding sequence ATGACTGTTGCTTTGCTCGCCGCCGTGGTCGAGATCGCCGCCGAGGCGGGCCGGGCCCTGGAGGCCAGGTACTCCACCGCCACCCGCCCCGCCGGGCGCCAGGACATGTTCCGCATCGGCACCGCGGACGGACAGGTCTCGCTCGACATCCTGCGTCCCGCCCTGACCGCGCTGCGCCCTGAGGCGCGCTGGCTCACCGACGAGTACGAGACCACCGCGCTGCCGCCCGGCGAGTGGTGGGTGGTGGACGAGGTCGAGGGCAACGTCAACCACGTGCACGGGCTGCCGGAGTGGGCGGTGACCGTCGCGCTGGTCCGCGACGGGCAGACGGTGCTGGCGGTGGTGCGCCAGCCGGTCGGCGACCTGACGTACACCGCCCTGCGCGGCGGCGGCGCCCACCTGAACGGCGCGCCGCTCACGGTCTCGGCGAAGACCGACCTGGACGCCGCGATCGTGGTCACCGGACAGGCCGAAGCCGACCAGGACGGCACCTACCGGCGCATCGGAGAATCGATCACGGCCATGCTCCAGCGCGCCCTGCTGGTCCGCGCCACCGTCCCCTCGACCTTCCCGATGCTGCTGGTGGCCGCCGGCCACAACGACGTGTTCTGGCAGTACGAGCCGGTGCTCCCCGGCGTCGCGGCCGGCGCCCTGCTGATCACCGAGGCCGGGGGCGTGGTGACCCGCATCGACGGCACGCCGTGGAGCCCGGGCGCGGACACCGTCGTGGCCACCGCGCCGGCGCTGCACGCCGCGACCGTCGAGGTGTTGGCGACAGTGGCCTGA